In Nocardia yunnanensis, one DNA window encodes the following:
- a CDS encoding TetR/AcrR family transcriptional regulator, translating into MVSDSKRRIEVAAAGLLARHGYHGFGLKKLSEAAGLPYGSIYHHFPGGKEEIAVSAITGTGVLVGRMIRQAPGDVFGTAATLFDFMAAKLADTGWTDGCPVGTPALDGGSDVEAVRAACVSAFEAMAHGFAEMLTELGMAPGEARELATTVVAAYEGATILARVRRTDEPLHTVSSAMARLIRLSLAEAAAAEANSP; encoded by the coding sequence ATGGTGTCCGATTCGAAACGGCGAATCGAGGTGGCCGCCGCCGGATTGCTTGCCCGGCACGGCTATCACGGATTCGGGCTGAAGAAGTTGAGCGAGGCGGCCGGGCTGCCGTACGGGTCGATCTACCACCACTTTCCGGGTGGCAAGGAGGAGATCGCGGTATCGGCGATCACCGGCACGGGAGTCCTGGTGGGCCGCATGATCCGGCAGGCCCCGGGTGACGTGTTCGGCACGGCCGCAACCCTGTTCGACTTCATGGCCGCCAAACTCGCCGACACCGGCTGGACCGACGGCTGTCCGGTCGGCACGCCCGCTCTCGACGGCGGCAGCGATGTCGAAGCGGTGCGCGCCGCCTGCGTATCGGCGTTCGAGGCCATGGCGCACGGTTTCGCCGAGATGCTCACCGAGCTGGGCATGGCGCCGGGGGAGGCGCGGGAACTCGCGACCACGGTGGTGGCCGCCTACGAGGGGGCGACGATTCTCGCGCGCGTGCGCCGCACCGACGAGCCGCTGCACACCGTCTCGTCGGCGATGGCGCGGCTGATTCGCCTGAGCCTCGCGGAAGCCGCTGCCGCCGAAGCGAATTCACCCTAG
- a CDS encoding DoxX family protein — MTTSTILTRTVPDRAAVYLYWTATVLVVAELAVGGLWDVTRIALVRDVTVALGYPTYFLVILGVWKLLGALALLVPRFPLVKEWAYAGAFFVYTGAIASHATTGRALHEIPILLVMALLTAASWALRPADRRTPEPLRGN; from the coding sequence ATGACTACCTCGACCATCCTCACACGAACCGTGCCCGACCGCGCCGCCGTCTACCTGTACTGGACCGCGACCGTCCTGGTCGTCGCCGAACTGGCCGTCGGCGGCCTGTGGGACGTCACCCGCATCGCCCTCGTCCGCGACGTCACCGTCGCTCTCGGCTATCCGACCTATTTCCTCGTCATCCTGGGCGTCTGGAAGCTGCTCGGCGCTCTCGCCCTGCTGGTCCCGCGGTTTCCCCTGGTCAAGGAATGGGCTTATGCGGGAGCGTTCTTCGTCTACACCGGAGCCATCGCCTCCCACGCGACCACCGGTCGCGCACTGCACGAGATCCCGATCCTGCTCGTGATGGCGTTGCTGACCGCCGCCTCCTGGGCGCTGCGTCCCGCCGACCGCCGGACACCGGAACCACTCCGTGGCAACTGA
- a CDS encoding zinc-dependent alcohol dehydrogenase codes for MQRLVLDGPRALHWEDTPEPTLDAPGQALVRPIAVATCDIDPAILFGCFPLPGPYPFGHEGVAEVIAVGEEVTTVSPGDRVVVPFQISCGSCDSCRRGRTGNCTAHPLMSSYGLGQMGGVAWGGFWSDLVAVPHADAMLVPLPAGVDPATVASASDNIADAYRTVAPYLAADPGAEVLVLGGPAAASIGLYAAGLAIALGAARAVYLDTDPERLALAAKLGAEPIEGKPTERVGRFPITVEAAGGSKALVAAIRATANDGHCTSVSVQTEDVALPMLEMYSRCCTFHTGRAHARPTIPHILNLVATARFDPSLVTTRTVAWSDSIDALLEAPVKLVATR; via the coding sequence ATGCAGCGACTCGTCCTCGACGGCCCCCGTGCCCTGCACTGGGAAGACACCCCCGAACCCACCCTCGACGCCCCCGGCCAGGCACTCGTCCGCCCGATCGCCGTGGCCACCTGCGATATCGACCCCGCGATCCTGTTCGGCTGCTTTCCCTTACCGGGCCCCTACCCCTTCGGCCACGAGGGTGTGGCCGAGGTGATCGCGGTCGGCGAGGAGGTCACCACGGTGAGTCCGGGCGATCGCGTCGTGGTCCCGTTCCAGATCTCCTGCGGCAGTTGCGATTCCTGTCGTCGCGGCCGCACCGGCAACTGCACCGCCCACCCGCTCATGTCCAGCTACGGCCTCGGCCAGATGGGCGGCGTGGCCTGGGGCGGCTTCTGGTCGGACCTGGTCGCCGTGCCGCACGCGGACGCCATGCTGGTCCCGCTGCCCGCCGGCGTCGACCCGGCCACCGTCGCCAGCGCCAGCGACAATATCGCCGACGCCTACCGCACCGTCGCCCCGTACCTGGCCGCCGACCCGGGTGCGGAAGTGCTGGTGCTGGGCGGTCCGGCCGCGGCCTCGATCGGCCTGTACGCGGCCGGTCTGGCCATCGCACTGGGCGCGGCCCGCGCCGTCTACCTCGACACCGATCCCGAAAGGCTCGCCCTCGCAGCGAAACTCGGCGCCGAACCGATCGAGGGCAAGCCGACCGAGCGCGTCGGCCGCTTCCCGATCACCGTCGAAGCCGCAGGCGGCTCCAAAGCCCTCGTCGCCGCCATCCGAGCCACCGCCAACGACGGCCACTGCACCAGCGTCAGCGTGCAAACCGAGGACGTCGCCCTCCCCATGCTCGAAATGTATTCACGCTGCTGCACTTTCCACACCGGCCGCGCCCACGCCCGCCCCACTATCCCCCACATCCTGAACCTGGTCGCCACCGCCCGCTTCGACCCGAGCCTGGTCACCACCCGCACCGTCGCCTGGTCCGATTCGATCGACGCCCTCCTGGAGGCCCCGGTCAAACTCGTCGCCACCCGCTGA